The following are encoded together in the Triticum dicoccoides isolate Atlit2015 ecotype Zavitan chromosome 6B, WEW_v2.0, whole genome shotgun sequence genome:
- the LOC119321300 gene encoding uncharacterized protein LOC119321300 gives MEISLDALLGMQRHGQDLAYRLVHGVSGLLLQLHVQTPPLKLLPFDIELPAAPFAVSVDLPAVAVVSFVEIGGLLGQAGPHLGGAVQHLSRQLPAPFRARRRKWEGGAAPPTPATAVDEGEAGLAAERAAEGGVALEGVGEGGSLEEVAAATGSAAAASAAGVGAEGAWSGDLFSGSGQVLPGRGILS, from the exons ATGGAGATCTCCCTGGACGCGCTGCTGGGCATGCAGCGGCACGGACAGGACCTGGCCTACCGCCTCGTGCATGGCGTCTCGGGGCTGCTGCTCCAACTCCACGTGCAGACGCCGCCGCTCAAGCTCCTCCCCTTCGACATCGAGCTCCCCGCTGCCCCCTTCGCAGTCAGCGTCGACCTCCCGGCCGTGGCCGTCGTGTCCTTCGTGGAGATCGGCGGCCTGCTCGGGCAGGCCGGGCCCCACCTCGGCGGCGCCGTGCAGCATCTGTCGCGGCAGCTTCCCGCGCCGTTCCGCGCGCGGCGCCGGAAGTGGGAAGGAGGCGCCGCGCCGCCGACGCCCGCGACGGCGGTGGACGAGGGGGAAGCGGGGCTCGCCGCAGAAAGGGCTGCCGAGGGTGGGGTAGCCTTGGAGGGTGTCGGGGAAGGAGGCTCCCTTGAGGAGGTGGCTGCGGCCACTGGGAGTGCCGCTGCCGCCAGTGCGGCCGGGGTCGGGGCCGAGGGTGCTTGGTCGGGGGATCTGTTTTCAGGATCCGGGCAGGTGTTGCCTGGTCGG GGAATActatcataa
- the LOC119322594 gene encoding probable beta-D-xylosidase 7 isoform X1 — translation MGRRTHVVLAAAAPALLLVVLQLHVAVAADPPFSCGAPSSAAFCDRRLPIEQRAGDLVSKLTLEEKISQLGDESPAVERLGVPAYKWWSEALHGVANAGRGVHLDGPLRAATSFPQVILTAASFNPHLWYRIGQVIGTEARGVYNNGQAEGLTFWAPNINVFRDPRWGRGQETPGEDPTMTGKYAAVFVRGVQGYGMSGAINSSDLEASACCKHFTAYDLENWKGVTRFAFDAKVTEQDLADTYNPPFKSCVEDGGASGIMCSYNRVNGVPTCADHNLLSKTARGDWSFNGYITSDCDAVAIIHDVQGYAKAPEDAVADVLKAGMDVNCGGYIQTHGVSAYQQGKITGEDIDRALRNLFAIRMRLGLFNGNPKYNRYGNIGADQVCKKEHQDLALQAAQDGIVLLKNDAGALPLSKSKVSSVAVIGPNGNNASLLLGNYFGPPCISVTPFQALQWYVKDATFVQGCNAAVCNVSNIGEAVHAASGADYVVLFMGLDQNQEREEVDRLELGLPGMQESLVNKVADAAKKPVILVLLCGGPVDVTFAKNNPKIGAIVWAGYPGQAGGIAIAQVLFGEHNPGGRLPVTWYPKEFTAVPMTDMRMRADPSTGYPGRTYRFYKGKTVYNFGYGLSYSKYSHRFASKGTKPPSMRGIEGLKATASAAGTVSYDVDEMGAEACDRLRFPAVVRVQNHGPMDGRHPVLLFLRWPNATDGRPASQLIGFQSVHLRADEAAHVEFEVSPCKHFSRAAEDGRKVIDQGSHFVKVGDDEFELSFMA, via the exons ATGGGACGTCGCACTCACGTCGTCCTAGCCGCCGCGGCGCCAGCGCTGCTGCTCGTCGTCCTCCAGCTGCACGTGGCCGTGGCCGCCGACCCGCCCTTCTCCTGCGGCGCGCCGTCGAGCGCGGCGTTCTGCGACCGTAGGCTGCCGATCGAGCAGCGGGCGGGGGACCTGGTGTCGAAGCTCACTCTCGAGGAGAAGATCTCGCAGCTCGGCGACGAGTCCCCGGCCGTGGAGCGGCTGGGCGTGCCGGCGTACAAGTGGTGGTCGGAGGCGCTGCACGGCGTCGCCAATGCCGGCCGCGGTGTCCACCTGGACGGCCCGCTCCGCGCCGCCACCAGCTTCCCGCAGGTCATCCTTACCGCCGCGTCCTTCAACCCGCACCTCTGGTACCGCATCGGCCAG GTGATCGGCACGGAGGCGCGGGGCGTGTACAACAACGGGCAGGCGGAGGGGCTGACCTTCTGGGCGCCCAACATCAACGTGTTCCGTGACCCGCGGTGGGGGCGGGGCCAGGAGACCCCCGGCGAGGACCCGACGATGACGGGCAAGTACGCGGCCGTGTTCGTCCGCGGCGTGCAGGGCTACGGCATGTCCGGCGCCATCAACTCCTCCGACCTGGAGGCCTCCGCCTGCTGCAAGCACTTCACCGCCTACGACCTCGAGAACTGGAAGGGCGTCACCCGCTTCGCCTTCGACGCGAAG GTGACGGAGCAGGACCTGGCGGACACGTACAACCCGCCGTTCAAGAGCTGCGTGGAGGACGGCGGCGCCAGCGGCATCATGTGCTCCTACAACCGCGTCAATGGCGTGCCCACCTGCGCCGACCACAACCTCCTCTCCAAGACCGCCAGAGGCGATTGGAGCTTCAACGG ATACATCACTTCGGACTGCGACGCCGTGGCCATCATCCACGACGTCCAGGGATATGCCAAGGCGCCAGAGGATGCGGTGGCAGATGTACTCAAGGCCG GTATGGACGTGAACTGCGGCGGCTACATCCAGACGCACGGCGTGTCGGCGTACCAGCAGGGCAAGATCACGGGGGAGGACATCGACCGGGCGCTCCGCAACCTCTTCGCCATCAGGATGAGGCTGGGCCTCTTCAACGGCAACCCAAAGTACAACCGGTACGGCAACATCGGCGCCGACCAGGTGTGCAAGAAGGAGCACCAGGACCTGGCCCTGCAGGCGGCGCAGGACGGCATCGTCCTGCTCAAGAACGACGCCGGCGCGCTGCCCCTCTCCAAGTCCAAGGTCTCCTCCGTCGCCGTCATCGGGCCCAATGGCAACAACGCGTCGCTGCTGCTCGGCAACTACTTCGGCCCGCCCTGCATCTCCGTCACGCCGTTCCAGGCGCTGCAGTGGTACGTCAAGGACGCGACGTTCGTCCAGGGGTGCAACGCCGCTGTCTGCAACGTGTCGAACATCGGCGAGGCGGTGCACGCGGCCAGCGGGGCGGACTACGTCGTGCTGTTCATGGGGCTGGATCAGAACCaggagagggaggaggtggataGGCTGGAGCTGGGGCTCCCCGGGATGCAGGAGAGCCTTGTCAACAAGGTTGCCGACGCGGCGAAGAAGCCGGTGATCTTGGTGCTGCTTTGCGGTGGCCCAGTGGACGTGACGTTCGCCAAGAACAATCCTAAGATCGGCGCCATTGTCTGGGCTGGTTACCCTGGCCAGGCTGGTGGCATTGCCATTGCCCAGGTCCTCTTCGGCGAGCACAACCCCG GCGGGAGGCTGCCGGTGACATGGTACCCGAAGGAGTTCACGGCGGTGCCGATGACAGACATGCGGATGCGCGCCGACCCGTCGACGGGCTACCCGGGGCGCACCTACAGGTTCTACAAGGGCAAGACCGTGTACAACTTCGGCTACGGCCTGAGCTACTCCAAGTACTCCCACCGCTTCGCGTCCAAGGGCACGaagccgccgtccatgaggggcaTCGAGGGCCTGAAGGCGACGGCGTCGGCGGCGGGCACGGTGAGCTACGACGTGGACGAGATGGGCGCGGAGGCGTGCGACAGGCTCCGGTTCCCGGCGGTGGTGAGGGTGCAGAACCACGGGCCCATGGACGGCAGGCACCCGGTGCTGCTGTTCCTGCGGTGGCCGAACGCGACGGACGGGCGGCCCGCGAGCCAGCTCATCGGGTTCCAGAGCGTGCACCTGAGGGCGGACGAGGCCGCGCACGTGGAGTTCGAGGTGAGCCCCTGCAAGCACTTCAGCAGGGCGGCGGAGGACGGGCGCAAGGTGATCGACCAGGGGTCGCACTTCGTCAAGGTGGGCGACGACGAGTTCGAGTTGAGCTTCATGGCCTGA
- the LOC119322594 gene encoding probable beta-D-xylosidase 7 isoform X2 — MGRRTHAVPAAAAAALLLAFLHLHVAAAADPPFSCGAASAAPYCDRKLPIEQRAADLVSKLSLEEKISQLGDESPAVARLGVPAYKWWSEALHGVAWSKGMHLDGPLRAATSFPQVILTAASFNPHLWYRIGQVIGTEARGVYNNGQAEGLTFWAPNINVFRDPRWGRGQETPGEDPTMTGKYAAVFVRGVQGYGMSGAINSSDLEASACCKHFTAYDLENWKGVTRFAFDAKVTEQDLADTYNPPFKSCVEDGGASGIMCSYNRVNGVPTCADHNLLSKTARGDWSFNGYITSDCDAVAIIHDVQGYAKAPEDAVADVLKAGMDVNCGGYIQTHGVSAYQQGKITGEDIDRALRNLFAIRMRLGLFNGNPKYNRYGNIGADQVCKKEHQDLALQAAQDGIVLLKNDAGALPLSKSKVSSVAVIGPNGNNASLLLGNYFGPPCISVTPFQALQWYVKDATFVQGCNAAVCNVSNIGEAVHAASGADYVVLFMGLDQNQEREEVDRLELGLPGMQESLVNKVADAAKKPVILVLLCGGPVDVTFAKNNPKIGAIVWAGYPGQAGGIAIAQVLFGEHNPGGRLPVTWYPKEFTAVPMTDMRMRADPSTGYPGRTYRFYKGKTVYNFGYGLSYSKYSHRFASKGTKPPSMRGIEGLKATASAAGTVSYDVDEMGAEACDRLRFPAVVRVQNHGPMDGRHPVLLFLRWPNATDGRPASQLIGFQSVHLRADEAAHVEFEVSPCKHFSRAAEDGRKVIDQGSHFVKVGDDEFELSFMA, encoded by the exons ATGGGACGCCGAACACACGCCGTGCCGGCGGCCGCGGCGGCAGCGCTGCTGCTCGCCTTCCTCCATCTTCACGTGGCCGCGGCCGCCGACCCGCCCTTCTCCTGCGGCGCGGCCTCGGCCGCGCCGTACTGCGACCGGAAGCTGCCGATCGAGCAGCGGGCGGCGGACCTGGTGTCGAAGCTGTCGCTGGAGGAGAAGATCTCGCAGCTGGGCGACGAGTCGCCGGCGGTGGCCCGGCTGGGCGTGCCGGCGTACAAGTGGTGGTCGGAGGCGCTGCACGGGGTGGCGTGGAGCAAGGGCATGCACCTGGACGGCCCGCTCCGCGCCGCCACCAGCTTCCCGCAGGTCATCCTCACCGCCGCGTCCTTCAACCCGCACCTCTGGTACCGCATCGGCCAG GTGATCGGCACGGAGGCGCGGGGCGTGTACAACAACGGGCAGGCGGAGGGGCTGACCTTCTGGGCGCCCAACATCAACGTGTTCCGTGACCCGCGGTGGGGGCGGGGCCAGGAGACCCCCGGCGAGGACCCGACGATGACGGGCAAGTACGCGGCCGTGTTCGTCCGCGGCGTGCAGGGCTACGGCATGTCCGGCGCCATCAACTCCTCCGACCTGGAGGCCTCCGCCTGCTGCAAGCACTTCACCGCCTACGACCTCGAGAACTGGAAGGGCGTCACCCGCTTCGCCTTCGACGCGAAG GTGACGGAGCAGGACCTGGCGGACACGTACAACCCGCCGTTCAAGAGCTGCGTGGAGGACGGCGGCGCCAGCGGCATCATGTGCTCCTACAACCGCGTCAATGGCGTGCCCACCTGCGCCGACCACAACCTCCTCTCCAAGACCGCCAGAGGCGATTGGAGCTTCAACGG ATACATCACTTCGGACTGCGACGCCGTGGCCATCATCCACGACGTCCAGGGATATGCCAAGGCGCCAGAGGATGCGGTGGCAGATGTACTCAAGGCCG GTATGGACGTGAACTGCGGCGGCTACATCCAGACGCACGGCGTGTCGGCGTACCAGCAGGGCAAGATCACGGGGGAGGACATCGACCGGGCGCTCCGCAACCTCTTCGCCATCAGGATGAGGCTGGGCCTCTTCAACGGCAACCCAAAGTACAACCGGTACGGCAACATCGGCGCCGACCAGGTGTGCAAGAAGGAGCACCAGGACCTGGCCCTGCAGGCGGCGCAGGACGGCATCGTCCTGCTCAAGAACGACGCCGGCGCGCTGCCCCTCTCCAAGTCCAAGGTCTCCTCCGTCGCCGTCATCGGGCCCAATGGCAACAACGCGTCGCTGCTGCTCGGCAACTACTTCGGCCCGCCCTGCATCTCCGTCACGCCGTTCCAGGCGCTGCAGTGGTACGTCAAGGACGCGACGTTCGTCCAGGGGTGCAACGCCGCTGTCTGCAACGTGTCGAACATCGGCGAGGCGGTGCACGCGGCCAGCGGGGCGGACTACGTCGTGCTGTTCATGGGGCTGGATCAGAACCaggagagggaggaggtggataGGCTGGAGCTGGGGCTCCCCGGGATGCAGGAGAGCCTTGTCAACAAGGTTGCCGACGCGGCGAAGAAGCCGGTGATCTTGGTGCTGCTTTGCGGTGGCCCAGTGGACGTGACGTTCGCCAAGAACAATCCTAAGATCGGCGCCATTGTCTGGGCTGGTTACCCTGGCCAGGCTGGTGGCATTGCCATTGCCCAGGTCCTCTTCGGCGAGCACAACCCCG GCGGGAGGCTGCCGGTGACATGGTACCCGAAGGAGTTCACGGCGGTGCCGATGACAGACATGCGGATGCGCGCCGACCCGTCGACGGGCTACCCGGGGCGCACCTACAGGTTCTACAAGGGCAAGACCGTGTACAACTTCGGCTACGGCCTGAGCTACTCCAAGTACTCCCACCGCTTCGCGTCCAAGGGCACGaagccgccgtccatgaggggcaTCGAGGGCCTGAAGGCGACGGCGTCGGCGGCGGGCACGGTGAGCTACGACGTGGACGAGATGGGCGCGGAGGCGTGCGACAGGCTCCGGTTCCCGGCGGTGGTGAGGGTGCAGAACCACGGGCCCATGGACGGCAGGCACCCGGTGCTGCTGTTCCTGCGGTGGCCGAACGCGACGGACGGGCGGCCCGCGAGCCAGCTCATCGGGTTCCAGAGCGTGCACCTGAGGGCGGACGAGGCCGCGCACGTGGAGTTCGAGGTGAGCCCCTGCAAGCACTTCAGCAGGGCGGCGGAGGACGGGCGCAAGGTGATCGACCAGGGGTCGCACTTCGTCAAGGTGGGCGACGACGAGTTCGAGTTGAGCTTCATGGCCTGA